In one window of Opitutus sp. GAS368 DNA:
- a CDS encoding pseudouridine synthase → MSALPGDFWDTLPLGEGVTPLTRDANGLAAFNKPAGLLSHPNDSQDEGRALLTCRYDKEAQRFIWKTADGAERWLWLLNRLDSATSGVILTAASEKLALAVREHYAKKQVHKVYSALVFGHPHKNFEHWHDQLAVKKKGGRIRTATIGNVPAQTSFQLIKHTQKAFSTSLVKLEPRTGRSHQLRVQCAKRQLPIIGDQTYGDFALNRAFAKANKTKRLFLHSLETSFTYEFAGQSHPFKAAAPLPREFMAGY, encoded by the coding sequence GTGAGCGCGCTGCCGGGAGACTTCTGGGACACCCTGCCGCTGGGCGAGGGCGTGACGCCGCTCACCCGCGACGCCAACGGCCTGGCCGCGTTCAACAAGCCCGCCGGCCTCCTGTCGCACCCTAACGACTCGCAGGACGAGGGCCGGGCGCTGCTGACGTGCCGCTACGACAAGGAGGCCCAGCGCTTCATCTGGAAGACGGCCGACGGGGCCGAGCGCTGGCTGTGGCTGCTCAACCGCCTCGATTCCGCCACGTCCGGCGTGATCCTCACCGCCGCCAGCGAGAAACTGGCGCTGGCCGTGCGCGAGCACTACGCGAAGAAGCAGGTCCACAAGGTCTACTCGGCCCTCGTCTTCGGCCATCCGCACAAGAACTTCGAGCACTGGCACGATCAGCTCGCGGTGAAGAAGAAGGGCGGCCGGATCCGCACGGCGACGATCGGCAACGTGCCGGCGCAAACCAGCTTCCAGCTCATCAAGCACACGCAGAAGGCGTTCTCGACCTCGCTGGTGAAGCTCGAACCCCGCACCGGCCGCAGCCACCAGCTGCGCGTGCAGTGCGCCAAGCGCCAGCTGCCGATCATCGGCGACCAGACCTACGGCGACTTCGCGCTGAACCGCGCCTTCGCCAAGGCCAACAAGACCAAGCGCCTTTTCCTGCACTCGCTCGAGACGAGCTTCACCTACGAGTTCGCCGGCCAGAGCCACCCCTTCAAGGCCGCCGCGCCGCTGCCACGCGAGTTCATGGCGGGGTATTGA
- a CDS encoding nucleoside triphosphate pyrophosphatase, producing the protein MPSAAPSRLILASASPRRKELLASLGVAFEVVPAEVTEHEAPDADPREMVRHNAALKADWVAARHPDATVIGADTTVFIDRTVLNKPRDPAEARAMLRLLRGRTHTVFTGLAIRRQRDGLRLDQGVASEVTFKAFDDATLELYLSRVHTLDKAGGYAIQEQGDLIVAGFTGSLTNIVGLPLEEMKQLLTRAGQTR; encoded by the coding sequence GTGCCATCCGCCGCGCCATCCCGCCTGATCCTTGCCTCCGCTTCGCCGCGGCGGAAGGAGCTGCTCGCGTCGCTCGGCGTGGCTTTTGAGGTCGTGCCGGCCGAGGTCACCGAACACGAGGCGCCGGACGCCGACCCGCGCGAGATGGTGCGGCACAACGCCGCGCTCAAGGCCGACTGGGTCGCGGCGCGGCACCCCGACGCCACCGTCATCGGGGCCGACACGACCGTTTTCATCGACCGGACGGTGCTCAACAAGCCCCGCGACCCGGCCGAGGCGCGGGCCATGCTCCGGCTGCTCCGCGGCCGGACGCACACCGTATTCACCGGACTGGCGATCCGCCGCCAGCGCGACGGCCTGCGGCTCGACCAGGGCGTGGCCAGCGAGGTGACGTTCAAGGCCTTTGACGACGCCACGCTCGAGCTCTACCTCAGCCGGGTGCACACCCTCGACAAGGCCGGCGGCTATGCCATCCAGGAGCAAGGCGACCTCATTGTGGCCGGTTTTACGGGGTCGCTGACAAATATTGTGGGTTTGCCGCTAGAAGAAATGAAACAACTTTTGACTAGGGCGGGTCAGACGCGTTGA
- a CDS encoding NAD+ synthase → MRIGLAQINTIVGDLAGNSRRILEAYRTLVAQDAELVIYPELVVSGYPPRDLLFKKRFVADVEKATRELATQIGTVPALIGYTEANMTGAGRSAFNSAAFCHQGKVTATARKCLLPTYDVFDEDRYFEPAAAPIVVEFGGLRLGITICEDIWTHAMISTRRLYNGVEPVRQLAGQRCDLMVNLSASPWNYGKGDVRHKLVADTARQLGCPVAYVNAVGGNDELLFDGRSVVCDAQGNVIGGLAAFREQLQVVEVGRVVPTSRSATAAHPEDSPYRHPTFEQEDLADIYDALVLGVRDYAQKTGFKKALLGLSGGIDSALTAVIAAEALGPKNVIGVSLPSVISSQHSKDDARILAANLGIEFHTISIADTVGAAEKTLAPIFAGRPRDIAEENIQARARGLLLMAISNKFGALLLTTGNKSELAVGYCTLYGDMCGGLAVISDVFKMQVYALSRWINRNKEIIPVSSIDKAPSAELRPDQTDQDSLPPYAMLDAILKGYVEEGLSRADLVAQGFDSAVVNDIVRKVDLNEYKRKQAAPGLKITPLAFGVGRRIPIVQKYVS, encoded by the coding sequence ATGCGCATCGGCCTGGCCCAGATCAACACCATCGTCGGCGACCTCGCCGGCAACTCCCGCCGCATCCTTGAGGCTTACCGCACGCTGGTGGCCCAAGACGCGGAGCTGGTGATCTACCCGGAGCTGGTGGTTTCGGGCTACCCGCCGCGCGACCTCCTGTTCAAGAAGCGCTTCGTGGCCGATGTCGAAAAGGCCACCCGCGAACTCGCCACCCAGATCGGCACCGTGCCGGCCCTCATCGGCTACACCGAGGCCAACATGACCGGCGCGGGCCGCTCGGCGTTCAACTCCGCCGCCTTCTGCCACCAGGGCAAGGTCACCGCCACCGCCCGCAAGTGCCTGCTGCCGACCTACGATGTCTTCGACGAGGACCGTTATTTCGAGCCGGCCGCCGCGCCCATCGTCGTGGAATTCGGCGGCCTCCGCCTCGGCATCACCATCTGCGAGGACATCTGGACGCACGCCATGATCTCGACCCGCCGCCTCTACAACGGCGTCGAGCCCGTCCGCCAACTCGCCGGCCAGCGGTGTGACCTGATGGTCAATCTCTCCGCCAGCCCGTGGAATTACGGCAAGGGCGACGTCCGCCACAAGCTCGTGGCCGACACCGCCCGCCAGCTCGGCTGCCCGGTCGCCTACGTCAACGCCGTCGGCGGCAATGACGAGCTGCTCTTCGACGGCCGCAGCGTGGTCTGCGATGCCCAGGGCAACGTCATCGGCGGCCTCGCGGCCTTCCGCGAGCAACTGCAGGTCGTGGAGGTAGGGCGAGTCGTCCCGACGAGCCGTTCCGCGACCGCGGCTCATCCGGAGGATTCGCCCTACCGTCACCCGACCTTCGAACAGGAAGATCTCGCCGACATCTACGATGCCCTCGTGCTGGGCGTCCGCGACTACGCCCAGAAGACCGGCTTCAAGAAGGCCCTGCTCGGCCTCTCCGGCGGCATCGACTCAGCGCTGACCGCCGTCATTGCCGCCGAGGCGCTCGGCCCGAAGAACGTCATCGGCGTCAGCCTGCCGTCGGTCATCTCCAGCCAGCACTCGAAGGACGACGCCCGCATCCTCGCAGCGAACCTCGGCATCGAGTTCCACACCATCTCCATCGCCGACACGGTCGGTGCCGCCGAGAAAACGCTCGCCCCGATCTTCGCCGGCCGGCCGCGTGACATCGCCGAGGAGAACATCCAGGCCCGCGCCCGCGGCCTGCTGCTCATGGCGATCTCCAACAAGTTCGGCGCGCTGCTCCTCACCACGGGCAACAAGAGCGAACTGGCCGTCGGCTACTGCACGCTCTACGGCGACATGTGCGGCGGGCTCGCGGTCATCAGCGATGTCTTCAAGATGCAGGTTTACGCCCTGTCCCGCTGGATCAACCGGAACAAGGAGATCATTCCCGTCTCCAGCATCGACAAGGCGCCGAGCGCCGAGTTGCGGCCCGACCAGACCGACCAGGACAGCCTGCCGCCCTACGCGATGCTCGACGCCATCCTCAAGGGCTACGTCGAGGAAGGCCTGTCCCGCGCCGATCTCGTCGCGCAGGGCTTCGACTCGGCCGTCGTCAACGACATCGTCCGCAAGGTCGACCTCAATGAATACAAGCGCAAGCAGGCCGCCCCCGGCCTGAAGATCACCCCCCTCGCCTTCGGCGTCGGCCGCCGCATCCCGATCGTGCAGAAATATGTCAGCTGA
- a CDS encoding GxxExxY protein, translating into MTTVTGLYQQEGYDFMAAVFDVYNEMGHGFLEEVYHESLELELVHRAIPHVSKPKLSLFYKGQLLKKQYEADFIVIGEIVVELKAVKALLSEHEAQLINYLRATGKRVGYLVNFGSFPKLEWKRFVL; encoded by the coding sequence ATGACCACAGTGACCGGGCTGTACCAGCAGGAGGGCTATGATTTCATGGCTGCTGTTTTCGATGTCTACAATGAGATGGGACATGGCTTCCTTGAAGAGGTTTATCACGAGAGCCTTGAACTCGAATTAGTCCACCGCGCCATCCCACACGTTTCAAAGCCCAAGCTGTCCCTGTTCTACAAAGGTCAGCTTCTGAAGAAACAATACGAAGCCGATTTCATTGTCATTGGGGAAATCGTGGTGGAGTTGAAAGCCGTCAAAGCCCTGCTTTCCGAACACGAAGCGCAGCTCATCAACTATCTTCGCGCGACCGGGAAACGCGTAGGCTATCTCGTGAATTTCGGTTCATTCCCTAAACTCGAATGGAAGCGTTTTGTTCTCTGA
- the hemL gene encoding glutamate-1-semialdehyde 2,1-aminomutase, giving the protein MSSSESLFARAQQLIPGGVNSPVRAFRSVGGAPFFTRSAKGATLTTADGKELIDFVCTWGPAIHGHNHPRIKAAIAAALENGTSFGTPNPYEVQMAELIVKFFPSIQKVRMCNSGTEATMSAIRLARGFTKRDKIIKFAGCYHGHSDSLLVAAGSGALTHGNPDSAGVPAAFARETVVLSYNDVAALNAGFAANPGQIACVILEPYIGNVGFIKPDAGYLQAVRKACTANGAVLIFDEVMTGFRLARGGVQEIERIVPDLTCLGKIIGGGLPVGAFGGRADIMDLLAPLGPVYQAGTLSGNPLALAAGIAALQLLDELKPYAKLDALGRQVCAAALAAAKAKGIPLQAPQAGSMFSLFFTPTPVRDLPTALASDAKLFGKFFHACLADGVYLPPSAYESWFLSTAHEGAAVDRACEIITKAIKSL; this is encoded by the coding sequence ATGTCTTCCTCTGAATCTCTCTTCGCCCGTGCCCAGCAACTCATCCCCGGTGGTGTGAACTCGCCCGTCCGGGCGTTTCGCTCGGTCGGTGGTGCGCCGTTCTTCACCCGGTCGGCCAAGGGCGCGACGCTCACGACGGCCGACGGCAAGGAGCTGATCGACTTCGTCTGCACCTGGGGCCCGGCCATCCACGGCCACAACCACCCGCGCATCAAGGCCGCCATCGCCGCCGCGCTCGAGAACGGCACATCCTTCGGCACACCGAATCCATACGAGGTGCAGATGGCCGAGCTGATCGTGAAGTTCTTCCCGTCGATCCAGAAGGTCCGCATGTGCAACAGCGGCACCGAGGCGACGATGTCGGCCATCCGGCTGGCGCGCGGCTTCACGAAGCGCGACAAGATCATCAAGTTCGCCGGCTGCTACCACGGGCACAGCGACTCGCTGCTCGTCGCGGCCGGCTCGGGCGCACTCACGCACGGGAATCCCGACAGCGCCGGTGTGCCGGCGGCGTTCGCCCGGGAGACCGTCGTCCTGTCCTACAACGATGTCGCGGCACTCAACGCGGGCTTCGCCGCCAATCCGGGCCAGATCGCCTGCGTCATCCTCGAGCCCTACATTGGCAACGTCGGCTTCATCAAGCCCGACGCCGGCTACCTGCAGGCCGTCCGCAAGGCCTGCACCGCCAACGGCGCCGTGCTCATCTTCGACGAGGTCATGACCGGCTTCCGCCTCGCCCGCGGCGGCGTGCAGGAAATCGAGCGGATCGTCCCCGACCTCACCTGCCTGGGCAAAATCATCGGCGGCGGCCTGCCCGTCGGTGCGTTCGGCGGCCGGGCGGACATCATGGACCTGCTCGCGCCGCTCGGCCCGGTCTATCAGGCCGGCACGCTCAGCGGCAACCCGCTCGCCCTGGCCGCGGGCATCGCCGCGCTGCAGCTCCTCGACGAACTCAAACCCTATGCCAAGCTCGACGCCCTCGGCCGGCAGGTCTGCGCCGCCGCCCTCGCTGCCGCCAAGGCCAAGGGCATTCCTCTCCAAGCCCCGCAGGCGGGTTCGATGTTCAGCCTGTTCTTCACGCCGACGCCGGTGCGCGACCTGCCCACCGCGCTCGCCTCCGACGCGAAGCTCTTTGGCAAATTCTTTCACGCCTGCCTCGCCGACGGCGTCTACCTGCCGCCGAGCGCCTACGAGTCGTGGTTTCTGAGCACCGCCCACGAGGGCGCGGCCGTTGACCGGGCTTGCGAAATCATCACGAAGGCAATTAAGTCCCTCTAA
- a CDS encoding SpoIVB peptidase S55 domain-containing protein — protein sequence MFSPTLSAQPADAPVLPLSELRPGMKGEVWTVFKGSAPESFAVQVTGILQNALGPGKSMILCELTDPRVQDMGAVAGMSGSPLYIDGKVAGVLSYQIQRFETVRYAGFTPISDMLEVSALPPGKDGLAPTPIPVKGERQGTRGAGDFAASFTPMTPAFSLGGLAPEVAAMLEPQFSALGLNVTALGGNIGTADAAPPAPAALHPGDVIAVALATGDISLAGTGTVSHVDGNRILAFGHPMLSLGATELPMASAEVVTILPSTLNSVKISNTGGVIGSFSQDRLSGIYGELGRKAPMVAVDVVFPTRSSRKALHFEVVRHEQLLPAIAATGLAQAVMGSNESGFSRGFKVTTTVDFPGTAPVVLSQLYPGPQGFRQGLNEFVGNLSLWLFNPYERVFPEHIRFSVEDTAEVPAGSIEQMLVSRNAAGPGDRVDLTVGWRAFQHDAESEVVHLDIPRAWAGKELEVILTTGPALDELTGRAHSVPIAQLRNFEEYISALRDFRETDGLYLAVIEKTRLTTDQRTTTPDLPGSLERIARSADEARFQRRDAFTPLWEQRVLPGRLFNIMVRRPLTVTD from the coding sequence GTGTTTTCCCCGACACTTTCCGCCCAGCCGGCGGACGCCCCGGTGCTCCCGCTCAGCGAGCTGCGGCCGGGCATGAAGGGCGAGGTCTGGACCGTCTTCAAGGGCAGCGCCCCCGAGTCGTTCGCCGTGCAGGTGACGGGCATCCTCCAAAACGCCCTCGGTCCCGGGAAAAGCATGATCCTGTGCGAACTGACCGACCCGCGGGTGCAGGACATGGGCGCCGTCGCGGGCATGAGCGGCAGCCCGCTCTACATCGACGGCAAGGTCGCCGGCGTGCTCTCCTACCAGATCCAGCGCTTCGAGACGGTGCGCTATGCCGGCTTCACGCCGATCAGCGACATGCTCGAAGTCAGCGCGCTGCCGCCGGGCAAGGACGGCCTCGCGCCCACTCCGATCCCGGTCAAGGGCGAACGCCAGGGCACGCGCGGCGCCGGTGATTTCGCCGCGTCGTTCACCCCGATGACACCGGCCTTCTCGCTCGGCGGGCTCGCGCCCGAGGTCGCGGCCATGCTCGAGCCGCAATTTTCGGCGCTCGGCCTCAACGTCACCGCCCTCGGCGGCAACATTGGCACCGCCGACGCGGCCCCCCCGGCCCCCGCCGCGCTCCATCCCGGCGACGTCATCGCGGTCGCACTGGCCACCGGTGACATCAGCCTCGCCGGCACCGGCACGGTGTCGCACGTCGACGGCAACCGGATCCTCGCCTTCGGCCACCCGATGCTCTCGCTCGGCGCCACCGAGCTCCCGATGGCGTCGGCCGAGGTCGTCACGATCCTCCCGAGCACGCTGAACTCCGTCAAAATCTCCAACACCGGCGGCGTCATCGGCTCCTTCAGCCAGGACCGCCTTTCGGGCATCTACGGCGAACTGGGCCGCAAGGCTCCCATGGTGGCGGTGGACGTCGTCTTCCCCACCCGCAGCAGCCGCAAGGCGCTGCACTTCGAGGTCGTGCGCCACGAGCAGTTGCTGCCGGCCATCGCCGCCACCGGGTTGGCCCAGGCCGTCATGGGTTCGAACGAGTCCGGCTTTTCCCGCGGCTTCAAGGTGACGACCACCGTGGACTTCCCCGGCACGGCGCCCGTCGTGCTGAGCCAGCTTTATCCCGGTCCGCAGGGCTTCCGGCAGGGCCTCAATGAATTCGTCGGCAACCTCTCGCTCTGGCTCTTCAACCCCTACGAGCGCGTCTTCCCCGAGCACATCCGCTTCAGCGTCGAGGACACGGCCGAGGTGCCGGCGGGCTCGATCGAGCAGATGCTCGTGTCGCGCAATGCGGCGGGACCCGGCGACCGGGTGGACCTCACCGTGGGCTGGCGCGCCTTCCAGCACGACGCCGAGAGCGAGGTCGTGCACCTCGACATCCCGCGCGCCTGGGCCGGCAAGGAGCTCGAGGTCATCCTCACCACCGGCCCCGCGCTGGACGAGCTGACCGGCCGCGCCCACTCCGTGCCGATCGCGCAGCTGCGGAACTTCGAGGAATACATCTCCGCCCTGCGCGATTTCCGCGAGACCGACGGCCTCTACCTCGCCGTGATCGAGAAGACCCGGCTGACGACCGACCAGCGCACGACCACGCCGGACCTGCCCGGCTCGCTCGAGCGCATCGCCCGCAGCGCCGACGAGGCGCGCTTCCAGCGCCGCGACGCGTTCACCCCGTTGTGGGAGCAACGCGTGCTGCCCGGCCGGCTGTTCAACATCATGGTGCGCCGCCCGCTGACCGTCACTGACTGA
- a CDS encoding GxxExxY protein, translating to MNRKLDITPDVEEAARKSVDALFHLHNEMGPGLLESVYASCLEEEFKHRGIRHAREAAIPLNYRSRRLDVGFRADFIVADKVLLELKAVDALLPVHQAQTITYLKLTGLQLGLLVNLNVSLIKDGIRRLFRECFQTRFVILSGAKDPRQRRPYRERTHGFFTLFRMTGNGYLLGLKTLPNPALT from the coding sequence ATGAATCGAAAACTGGATATCACGCCAGACGTGGAAGAAGCCGCCCGCAAGTCGGTCGACGCACTATTCCACCTTCATAATGAAATGGGACCGGGTTTGTTGGAAAGTGTCTATGCCTCCTGCTTGGAGGAAGAATTCAAGCATCGCGGCATCCGGCATGCCCGCGAGGCAGCCATCCCATTGAATTACAGGTCACGTCGACTGGATGTCGGTTTTCGGGCCGACTTCATCGTCGCTGACAAGGTTCTACTCGAGCTAAAGGCGGTTGATGCCCTGCTGCCAGTGCACCAAGCGCAGACCATCACCTATCTCAAACTCACCGGATTGCAGCTCGGATTGCTCGTCAACTTGAACGTGTCGCTGATCAAGGACGGCATCCGCCGGTTGTTTAGGGAGTGTTTTCAAACCCGGTTTGTCATCCTGAGCGGAGCGAAGGATCCACGGCAACGAAGGCCATATCGCGAGCGAACGCATGGATTCTTCACTTTGTTCAGAATGACAGGAAACGGGTATTTGTTGGGTTTGAAAACACTCCCTAATCCCGCACTGACTTAG